The sequence below is a genomic window from Nicotiana tomentosiformis chromosome 6, ASM39032v3, whole genome shotgun sequence.
attaatggccctatctatcgacaacgaagctggtcttcaagatgaaaacaacaacttgacgcTCGTGGAGGAAAGGTCGTTCGTCAATGCCGTTGTAGCTCGGATCGAAGTGCCACTAGActttaattcacatgtggccatcgatgcAAACTAACATTCCGACCTTGAAAATAGCATTCGTgaaactcgatctgcagctcgtaatacccaaaatgttgaggaaaacagaatcaacttgcgtatgattttcgaaatgttgcaagctcaacaggtagcaatagctcagttgcagagtcaaacccaggcaccgagcaggtcggagcccagtccaccctgAGAAGTCACCCACATAACGgagccagctatagtaaggtcaaatgagcaagaaacggggactaatcccgaaattgctaagatacccgaggaactgacaaaacgaatagagtcgGGAGAAAGgaagatcgaagcaaacgacaaaaaagtggaaatgtattactccagggtcgatcagattcCGGGGGCACCATCAGTGTTGAAAGggtcggattccaaaaaattcgtgcaaGAGCCCTTTCCCCCGAGTGCAGCTCCAAAAtagatccccaaaaaattccgcatgcccgagattcctaaatataatgggacgaccaaccccaacgaacacgtcacctcttagacatgtgccattaaagggaacgatctagaagacaccgaaatcgaatctgtattattaaaaatattcggtgaaaccctttcaaagggagcaatgatatggtatcataatttatcgcctaactctatcgattcttttgctatgcttgcagattctttcgtaaaagcacatgcagGGGCCATAAAGGTCAAGACCAGGAAGTCGGGTCTGTTCAAGGTgagacaaaaagataacgagatgctaagagaattcgtatctcgtttccaaatggaacaaatggatctgccaccagtcacagacgattgggttgttcaagctttcactcaaggtctaaatgaaCAAAGTTTGATGTCTTTATGGCAGTTGAAGCATagcctgatcgagtacccagctattacttgggcctaTGTGCAcgatcgatatcaatcaaaaattagagtcgaaaaTGATCAtttgggttctgggtccgttgTTAAAAGGGACATCAATCGAGAACCAGGGCCGATCAAGGATCGATACCGACCATATAGTAGTGGAGACCAAAGGGGGAACGAACCAAGACGTAACCCCTTACAAGGcaataaaagaagtgatcgaggccaagggtctcgggggctgatgaacagaaatgggtttgacaggcataccagacctaaggaagcaccacggttatcggagtataacttcagcatcgatacatccgccatcgtatcggctatcggatgcatcaaagatactaaatggcctcgacctaagCAGACCGATcttgcccagaggaatcccaatcaaatgtgtgaatatcatggcactcatggccacagaacggaagattgcaggcaactaagagaggaggtagcccggttattcaataaaggacaccttcgagaatttttaagtgacagggccaaaaatcatttcaaaaacagggatttcagtAAAcataatgaacaagaagagccacaacacatcatccacatgatcatcggtaggATCGATATCCCTCATGGGACGGTGCCTAAACGCATTAAGATGTCAGTTATAAGAGAGAAGCAAtttcgaactcaggattacacacccataggaaccctgtcctttaatgatgaagatgcagaaggagtaatgcaacctcacaacgatgcactggtaatatctgtacttatgaataaaactcaagttaagcatgtgttaattgatccaggtagctcggccaacattattagatcgaaggtcgtagagaagctcggtctacaggaccaggtcgtgctcgcaaccctggttctaaacgaattcaatatggcatgtgaaactaccaaaggcgagataattctgccaagAAATGAATTTTCACGtaatcgaaggtgatatgaggtACAACACCCTTTTTGGAAGAgcgtggatccacaatatgagagttgtaccttcgaccctccaccaggttctgaaattcccaacatcggagggagtcaaaacagtttacggagaacaaccggctgaAGAGAAATGCATGCCATCGAGGAAGTAATTCCGATATCTTCACTATCGTAGATAAAAGGATCGGAATCGAAGGGGGAACgtgataccaaatagcaatcacaaacgtcagcttcgacccaactagagaatcagaagactgacgaagatgataaacataggatccctcgatccttcgtggtccccgatgattccgacgctacccaatcaatagttgaagaactggagcaagtcacactagtcgaacatctgcccgatcgaaaggtatacctgggcactgGGTTAGACCCCGAGCTCAGAAAAaagtttattcaatttcttatagctaacatgagtTGTTTCTCTttgtcccatcttgacatgacagggatcccaccgggaatCACCACTCATAGGCTAAGCTTGGACCTAAAATTCCATccagtaaaacaaaagagaaggccccagtccgaggtcaaacatgccttcatcaaagacgaggtaactaaacttcttaaaatagggtccattcggaaagtaaaataccccgaatggctagcaaatatggtggtagtccctaaaaaggggagcaaacttagaatgtgtatagattataaagacctgaataaagcatgccctaaggattatttcctttgcctaatatcgatcgtatgattgatgccacggccggccacgagactctcagttttctcaatgcctattccgggtataaccaaatacagataaacccggaggatcaggaaaatacctcgtttatcactaagtacgagACTTaatgttataatgtaatgtcgttcggtctaaaaaatgctggtgcaacttatcaacgcctagtaaaccgaatattcgaaaaacaaataggaaaatcaatggaagtttatattgatgacatgttagttaaatccctgcaagcagaggaccatttaaagcatttgcaggaaacttttgacatactaaggaagtacaatatgaagctcaatctCGAAAAATATGCATTCGGGGTGGGTTTGGGCAATTTtctcggtttcatggtgtccaatcgagaaATTGATATTAACcatgataaaatcaaagctatcgaggacatcacagtggtagataatgtaaaggccgtaTAGAGGCTAACGGGATGGATAGCCGTTCTGGGACGATTCATTTCAAGATCCttagataggagccaccgatttttctctctgcttaaaaagaaaagcaattttgcatggactccggaatgtcagcaggctttAGAAGAGCTAAAACGGTATTTACCGAGCCCTCcattgcttcataccccgaaggtAAATGAACAACTCTATCTGTATCTAGTTATCTCGGAGataacggtaagtggagtcctaattcgagaagaacgaggtacgcaattccctatttattatgtcagtcgaactttaggcgaggccgaaactagattttcacacttagaaaaatcaGCGCTTGCTTCAATAAGTGCCTATAGGAAATTAAAACTATATTTCCAGTGccatccgatacatgttgtaacaacttatcctcgatgaaatattttacacaaacctgagctttcaggtcgactagccaaatgggccatagagatcGGCAGGTACAacatcgagtatcgacctcgaactactattaaatctcaaattttagcagacttcgtggttGGCTTTACGCCGGCCTTCATACTCGAGATTGAAAAGGAATTACTGATAAAATTGGGTACCACTTCGGGagtttggaccctctttacggatggtgcatcgaacgcaaaggggtccagaataggcattgtactaaaattgcccacaggtaatatagttagacagtctattaaaactacaaaattgacctaacaatgaggccgattaTGAGACcgtgattgtaggtctcgaactagccaaaggtTTGGGAGCCGAGGTCGTAGAGGctctcgtggtaaatcaagtcaacgggaCTTTTAAAGTCCGAGAAGAtcaaatgcagaggtacttggataagttacaagtgactctacatcgatttaaggaatagACTTTGAAACATGTACTTCGGGAGTAGAACAGTGAGgtcgacgctcttgcaaacttaggttcgtcggtcgaatatgacgaactcaactcggggactgtcatacGACTCATAAAATCGATAATCGAAGAAtgccacgccgagataaactccacgagTTTAACCCGGGACTGGAGAAAGAAAtacatagagtacttcaagaacggaaAGCTTCCgtcagatccaaaagaatcgagggctctgcgcacaaaggcagcacggttcaccttgtccgaagacaGAACGCTATATAAGAGGACGTTCGTTGGTCTACTagtaatatgtttgggaccgggagacaccgattacatcttacgtgaaattcacgaaggcacttgtggaaatcattccggtgccgattcgttggtccacaaaataatcagagcagagTATTATTAGACTAATATGTACAAGGATGCAAATGAGTTCGttcaaaaatgcgacaaatgccaaatacatgcgcccatgattcatcaacccggggaacttctccactcggtcctatctccatggcctttcatgaaatgggggatggacatcgccgcccccctcccatcggcccctggtaaggctcagtttattttgtttatgactgattatttctctaaatgggttgaagcataggctttcgagaaagtcagagaaaatgaAGTAatagatttcatttgggaccacatcatatgtcggttcaggATTCCAtctgagattgtatgtgataatggaaagcaattcatcggcagcaaagtaactaaatttctcgaggatcacaaaatcaaaaggatcctatcaacaccttatcatcccagcgggaatgGACAGGCTGAATCGACAAACAAAaacatcatccaaaatcttaagaaaagattaaccgacgctaaaggaaaatggagagaaatactacccgaggtcctgtAGGCATACCAAAcgacatcgaaatccagtaccggagcaacaccattctcgttggtttatggcgcagaagctcttatcccggttgaggtcggagaacctagcgtTAGATTTTGGTATGCAACAAATGAGTCGAATAACGAAACAATGAACACGAGCcttgaattattggacgaaaaatgagaagcagttctcgtccgattggccacccaaaaataacggatcgaaagatactataatcgaagaaccaatctttgccattttaaaatcggggacttagtgctaaggaaagtcaccctcaacacccggaatccaaatgaagggaaactgggtccaaactgggaaggacggtatcaggttctcgaaatcgtcggtaaaggatcctacaagctcggtatgataaacggcaaacaactaccaagaaattggaacgtgtcgcatctaaaacgatactactgctaaggtacaaccctctcatgttcatttatatttcgaaactaacccttgcaggagttcgaccagGAACAAGGATGGATTATTAAACCCGaagcctttaggcctgaaagcacgtgttgcacttttttttccttagaccggttttgtcccaaatgggtttttcggcaagatttttaatgaggcaaccattgatcgtgctaacttagaacaactCAACAGTAtgcgaggcctctttacaatcaacctcgaatactgggggcattgccatcgaataaatcaagttcaatacaagaaagttacttcatgtcaaatagggtctcgataggaaatattgtaagggccaaatggtcgaaTGAATCATGCCCGCATAGTTTTGCTCGACCGAGGCACAAAAACACATgtgtaatgacttataaagagaaatttcttctttaccttAGTCTCATATCTCAGAAAGATCTTTCTACTTCATgttcaaacaggcttaagggttGTCCATGATAGGAGATCAAGCAccgctaagcctacgggctacattacttcgagttcgagcaagcactcacttgactactaagcctaagggctactcttacttcgagttcgagcaaacactcactcgaccataacacctacgggctatattacttcgagttcaagcaagcactcactcgactactaagcctaagggctactcttacttcgagttcgagcaagcgctcgctcgaccataaagcctacgggctacattacttcgagttcgagtaagcactcactcgactactaagccgaagggctactcttactttgagttcgagcaaatacttactcgactataaagcctacgggatacattacttcgagttcgataaatcactcattcaactactaagcctaagggctactcttatttcgagttcgagcaaacactcactcgaccataaagcctacgggctacattacttcgagttcgagcaagcactcactcgactactaagcctaatgGATTATCTTACTTCGAGATCGAGCAAGCGTTCGCTCGACCAtaaagcttacgggctacattacttcaagttcgagcaaccactcactcgactactaagcctaagggctactcttacttcgagttagagcaatcactcgctcgactatcaagcctaagggctaaattactactataaagcctaagggctacttttgcTTCAAGTTCGAGAAACCAAacacactcgactattaagcctaagggctatttttaattcaagttcgagcaaactctcactcggttataaagactacaaggtttgacttcgatcaaattacctaaagcctcgaacttatgaaaactttcataaggcatgaaagaaaaaaaaattcacaaggcagaaaatgaaACAAAGACAAGTCAGGAAAGGAAAATATCTTCATATATATgagtatttacaaggtccgatcagtaCCCAACACAAAAAGACCAAAAATAAAAAACCCTAAGGTTCCTGATTATCTCTGGgagcagtctcttctccatcgtagctcctccccgctctcagacccactcttgttcccttcatcatcatcatcatcatcagaagtcAGGGCTCCAGTatcggcttcaagctctttagccttttttttatctcttcggtaagatcgaaatctcgagcatggatctcctcgagggttccctcagagattggcatttggcaagttcagcaacccaatgtgctcgagtttgagcgatctcggctgcctctctcgcttgaACTTGAGCGACTTTAGCATCAGCCTGATAGATGGCCACGATCTCCTCTACCTCGGCCTTTGACTTtacggcttcagatttggcctttgcaagttcagAAGCTAACCGGGCCTCGAGTTCCTCTATTTTCTTCGTCTGAATCGAGCCTTTTTCCTTCATACCTCGAAGCTGACTTTCAGACGATGACAATTGGGATAAAgcggtctctttttctgcagcgagGCGGTCTATGCCTTCTTTCCACCCTAAGGTCTCCgcctttatcacatcgacctcctcacggagctgcccgatcacctcaagcttctgctgcagttgtgagatcaaaatattagccaccgttcctGAATCAAGCCCATGggtttttaagattttcattacctgctcggtcaggtcggtctgatcttggtgagccttggcctactcggctcggaggtccttgatttaCTCTTACCTTTGCTCGCAGATGAGTTTAAGGGCATTTTTCTCCTCCGTGACCCTTCGGAGATCGGCCTCGTACCGACTCAGCTCAGCTCAAGACCGAGAATATGCTTCCAGTTGAACTGCTGAGGCCTAcgcagaaagaaaaaaaaagttataaaagaaaaaaaaacatagaGGTGGTTCCAACGAAGGGAGTTAAGGCATATCCGATCCagcctgcccatccagcctcggtctttgtcctcgtctatgctcgagaatagcactTTGGTAGCCTGgcactggagttttattaacccacctcgatagaggcgggggctgtacaagCTAATGAGGTGGTCAAgagtgaaaggcatcccctcgactttgttcaCGAAGAAGCGGATCAGAATAATGATTCGCCAAAAAGAATGATAGATTTGTCCTAGGTTATTTGGTATTGGCAGCAAAAATCGATAACCacagggtcgagggggcccaacgtgaaaaggtaagtatacacacttaaaacccctttcacatgagtagtaatatcttcttcgggagccgggattatcacttctttgttctcccaattgcaatctttccttaTCTGTTTAAGATATCCCTCgattatcgagcacatatacctcgatacttgATCGCATCGATCAGGAACCGGTGAGGCTTTGTCGatcttaaaatcagaggtaagaacacactcctcaggctgtggctccaccggtgttttgtcgccgaCGGGAtgcgaagaagaagctttttctttttggggaacggttTTCGACGTTTTCGCCATTTGGATTTGAAGATTGAAAATAgaggaagatgacaagatttggtgttctaaAGAGGGATTTTGCATAGAAAATAACAGATTtacagatgaagaactcagaagatgcgataaagaacttagaagatttggaaattggAGATGTAAAAGTAATAAATGGTAAAAAGATGAGCTATTTATAGGGTTGGCAATGACAGTTCAATATCAGCAATGGCCGACCATCGCctgacacgcatttaatgccttggtaactgaaccgatgggacatctatcacgtacgtcatggtcgggatcgatgcaaacgtcagtctATATCTAGTCATACtgttggaaaatcatatcgtttttcgccacattcttcccgagaaaTGAGGGAACTATTTATATACGGTAAAAACTGATTTTgaccttcgtatgattagtcatGATTGGAATataatggaccgaaggtcatcttcataatatcgagatgagatctgaagccaAGTTACCGAGCTCAAATTTTTGgaaccgatcaaataccgagctcgaagttaTTACTGAGCTCAAGTCCAAATCGAATTATGATGCGAAGCGGCtttatcgagcttaagagccagagaccgaccaataccgagcccaaatcaataccgggccccgaatcaatatcgagctctaaatctgGAGATCGACCgataccaagtccgatcaagatcgagccaagagacaagagccgttacaaacgcaccaagggagagaatctcggcgggactTAGGaaaaaactaatctatcatgggttccccactatgtatttttaattatatccaaggtaggatctctccactataagagggatgactattatttctgtaagggatCCAACTATTAAGGCATTCATACACTCTCAAACTCAGATACTATTGATATTCACAGTGAAATACAACAGAGATTATCCTCTTGTGAGCTTCATACATTAATTCATCTTActtgtttataaatcattctctattcaacttggtttgtatttcattctttataaatcaatattcgatatatttcgaCTTActtttacgatttgtgtcaagttataccacgtacccttagaactacgtacaaatttaattctATCCGTTTTTTAGGTAAACAATCACTTTGTCTTTCATGTGATACCGGATAAATTAGAGTGATTAAAGAAGAGAATAATTCGTAGTTGTGGCATAAGGTATGAAAGTACACTTGTCTTTcgggttttaaaaaaaaagtataaaaatATAACAACTGTTATTAATGTATTACTTTAAGTTTATTTTGGTTGAACAGCAATTACCATTTATCTCTGAACTTCCATCTTTGCAAATTGCTTTAAGTTCTGTCTATTCAAGTGCGGATAATTAATGTATGCACATCACTAGTGTATGTTTATTTGTCGAATCATGTACAAGTTCCTCATCgaatattttaaattttgtcatTTCAGCTTAGTGATGTAAATGGTGAACCTACTTCACTTATGGATGTAAAAGGATTGATGGCAGCAGTATGAATAACCAAGCAAATATGTACTTTTTCATATTATATATTGTGGAACCACTTTATATAAATTTTGAAATGTTTGAGTTATCATACAAGAGTTTGTATTTACATTAGTTTGATATGGGTTTGAGTTTGTGATGTTTTAATTTACTATGGATATTTTTTTGACTATATGAGATTACCTTCCTAACTAAGCGTTGCATTTCTGACTGAAAACATTTCAGCTAGTTACATTTTCGGCTGGTGTGATCACTTCAATGTTCAAACCCACCCACAGGTTTctatgtttgcttttcttttatTCATTTACTTATAGTTCCTTCTAATTACTGGACTTAAGTCATCTATCCCTAACCCTAATTATCTGTCTCAAAAGAAATGCTGGTTCTTGGAAATTCATGTACGACCCAATATTAGGATCCTTCCTTTGTTGAAGTGCCCTCTTAGAAGAGTTGCCTTTGTAATGGGCAGGACTTTATCCTTAACAATGGAGATGAAatatataactcaaattaaatgAACCAAATTGAAAATGGCGATCAGCTAGGTACATAGTCCAGGTTGATTTTCTGATTTTCTACTGCACCTTATGTAACGGGGCAGAGGGAGAAAAAGGCCTAGAGAAATGGAAATGACTAAAATTACAATAACGGGGGCAACTGAAAAACTCCTAAGACCTGCTAATAGAACAATAGTATTAATACTGCTCAGCTTAAAACCACCCCAATCTGGTCTTTATTCTATATATAAACAAACATGACCTGATGCTTTTTAATGCAGCAGAACAGCTAAAAGACATGCTGCCTCTTCCCTTAACAATGACAATAGACTAAAACTTATAATaattgtaataataataataatattaaatatgagcaagaagtcatggataacaGACTGCTGCTAACTCCTTATTGTGAGCTCATGAGCAGCACCAACTTCTACCATAGACGGCGCACGGCCAATGATTTTTGTGGCCAAATTCCCATTAGCCATAGCAGGTTCATGATTCTCATAAGCTGAGTTATGTACACCAATAGCAGCCCTTCCTGAAGGATCAAGGTTCTTTGACCAAGAAGCATCCCACTCTACAGCTTTAGCTGTGCTACACGCCACACTCGCTCCTCCAGGAACGGTTAGCCCAGCTGAATTCTGCAGAACCAAAAATACCAGAGGAACATGGTTAAAAGTAAATCTCGCATTTGAACAACAAACTCCAACAATGTGACTTATCGGAAGGTTGCAAGGTTGAAAACCAGCATAAGTTAGCTAATTTATCATGAATCCTCACAATACATGAACAAATTACCTGTGGGAAAAAGCGCTCGAAAATCATCCTATAGTAGTATGCTTCCTTTGTAATCGGTGTGTTATGAGGGAATATATGTGAAGCATTAAGCATCATCCTATTGGTCACCTATTAAAGGAAACAAAAAAATTCCTAGTCAGCTTTAAAACAAACAAACATTGGAAGATAAATAAGAACATTAGAAAGTTGTTGATTAGTCATTGAAACGCACATGTTGTTCAGCATGTGCTTTGAGTCCATCTATCCAACTATAGCCTACGCCATCACTGAATTGTTCTTTCTGCCTGTATAGGATGTGCTGCAGGAAATGTAATGAGTAAATTGTTAGTTTGGTTAACAATATAACATTCGAAATCACTTGCAAATCAGTTTGAAAAGGGCGATTTAGTACCACCTTTGGGAGATAGGGATGCTCCTCATCATCAAAGGCCCTCCTTAGAGCCCACTTCTCAATCCTCCTTTGCTCTGGTTTAATCTGAAATGGATAGAATACAAGGTTTTAGGGACAGTTGATCGTTTATTCGATCAACAATTGGGGTTCAACTACTTACCAACTTCCACTCTGGATCAATACTCATGGCAACATTGATGAACTCCTTATCTAGGAAAGGCACTCTAGCTTCTAAGCCCCATGCAGATGTTGACTTATTTGCTCTTAAACAGTCATATTGGTGAAGTGCTTTAATCTGCATAGAGATGGAGGAAAAAGATCAACATTTTCTCAACTCCTTGTCCTATTTAAATAAGgtttttggagggagggagtcgagtTTCTATctgaaacagcctctctacccaagggtaggggtaaggtctgcatacacaataccctcctcagaccccactagtgggattatactgggttgttgttgttgttgttgcttatcCTATTTAAATAAGGTTTTAAACAAGGAACTGGAAACACTTTTTTATACCTTGCGACATGTTTCCTTGTGGAACTCTTCTTTGTTGGGAGCCTTGTGAAAGTACAAGTAGCCACCAAACACTTCATCAGAGCCTTCCCCAGATATAACCATCTTCACTCCTAGTGACTTAATCTTACGCGACATAAGGAACATAGGAGTGCTTGCTCTGATTGTCGTTACATCGTATGTCTCAATATGGTAAATAACATCTTCAATTGCATCAATTCCATCCTGCAAATACGACACATGTCATTTGCCATCAGGTAAACAAAAGGGAACGCAGAGGATGATAGATCAAGTCAAAATAGAGTTGCTCCATCAATACCTGAACGGTGAAGTGAAACTCGTGGTGAACGGTTCCCAAGTAGTCAGCAACTTCTCTTGCAGCCTTGAGATCCGGTGATCCCTGTTCGTTTGAAAGCAAGCAAATCGGTATCAGATTCATATAGCTGACCTTACTAGCTTGTGAATGAGGTGTGGTCGTTATTAATGTTGTAATCACAGAAATCTCAAGATTATCTGACCTCAAGGCCAACACAGAAGGAATGAAGCTGTGCTCCCCACTGCTTGGCAGCCTTTGTGCCAGCCAAGTAGCGGGCAGTAATCGAAGCAACCAAGGATGAATCGAGTCCCCCGGAGAGCAGAACACCAAAGGGGACATCAGTCATCAACCTTTTGATAACAGCCTGCACAATGATATCCAGCCTTAGAACCAACATGTTGGAtccatttcaacaacaacaataataactcaCATTTTCAAAGGCGCGCCTGAGAACTAAGGGATCATAAGGAGTGGAAGGAATAGCCTCAGAGAACCAAAGAGGATTGTACCACCTCCTAAAGCCGCCATTCTTGCTAGAGTACAAGTGTCCTGGTGGGAAAACTTCAAAATGTTCGCAGTCATCATTCAAGCCCTTAAGCTCAGATGATATCCATACAGACCCTGAGAAGGAACCAAATTACAACAGTTACTACATATAAAGATTCAACATATTCATTTGCAATAACAAAATCTAAGTGAGAAAATAATATGGAATCTTACCATCAAGTCCCCAACCAATATAAAGGGAAGTAATTCCAATGGCATCACGAGCAACAAGAAAGCTGTTATCTCGAGTATCCAGTAACACAAAAGCGAAGATCCCATCCAGCATGTCCACAAAATCTTCTCCATGTTCTTCATACTGATTAATGTACATAAAGATGATGAAATAATCAGGGGAATACATACATGTTTCCTAAGTTGGAAGATGAGTAATCTAGATTACTCACTAGGTGTGCAATGACATCACAGTCACTTCCAGTCCGGAACTTATGATCAGGCATTTGCTTGCGAAGTTGCTCGTGATTGTAGATCTCTCCATTTACCTGAAATTTTTGGCATGAAATTAATCATCAACTATTTGAATAAAAAGGAACCAGAATAGAGGAAAGGATAAAATGAATCATATCGATCGTCGACCCCAACTTGTATCGA
It includes:
- the LOC104108920 gene encoding asparagine synthetase [glutamine-hydrolyzing]-like, with amino-acid sequence MCGILAVLGCSDDSQAKRVRVLELSRRLKHRGPDWSGLYQHGDCYLAHQRLAIVDPASGDQPLFNEDKTIVVTVNGEIYNHEQLRKQMPDHKFRTGSDCDVIAHLYEEHGEDFVDMLDGIFAFVLLDTRDNSFLVARDAIGITSLYIGWGLDGSVWISSELKGLNDDCEHFEVFPPGHLYSSKNGGFRRWYNPLWFSEAIPSTPYDPLVLRRAFENAVIKRLMTDVPFGVLLSGGLDSSLVASITARYLAGTKAAKQWGAQLHSFCVGLEGSPDLKAAREVADYLGTVHHEFHFTVQDGIDAIEDVIYHIETYDVTTIRASTPMFLMSRKIKSLGVKMVISGEGSDEVFGGYLYFHKAPNKEEFHKETCRKIKALHQYDCLRANKSTSAWGLEARVPFLDKEFINVAMSIDPEWKLIKPEQRRIEKWALRRAFDDEEHPYLPKHILYRQKEQFSDGVGYSWIDGLKAHAEQHVTNRMMLNASHIFPHNTPITKEAYYYRMIFERFFPQNSAGLTVPGGASVACSTAKAVEWDASWSKNLDPSGRAAIGVHNSAYENHEPAMANGNLATKIIGRAPSMVEVGAAHELTIRS